The following coding sequences lie in one Arachis ipaensis cultivar K30076 chromosome B05, Araip1.1, whole genome shotgun sequence genomic window:
- the LOC107642132 gene encoding aldehyde oxidase GLOX1-like, producing the protein MANYLYKVLLILTLFLFFLVAVDSNILNKHHKHHRKSRFKPIYPDPRFPVPFPINDPTNPINDHNDNNNPTNDGGDTTIDEEIAKGDFETDFNGAWELLSPNSGVSAMQINLMPTNKIIVYDATIYRISRIQYPPGVPCVPFMDEFTKQMKQDCFAHSMEYDLDTNQARPLKVTADPWCSCGGLAPDGTLISSGGFRDGSRTIRYYGGPNCQKDCDWREHNEALKEDRWYGTQTILPNGDFIVIGGRRSFSYEFLPKVEGQITDKPYFFPFLYETSDLDENNLYPFVHLIPDGNLFLFSNNRSLLLNPTNNKVVRTFPVLPGGSRNYPASGVSALLPINLNNNNVSAEVIVCGGNHPNAFFLAETRKTFLSALRDCNRMVITDPNPSWDSEQMPSGRTMGDALILPNGQIMFINGAQRGTSAWWDADQPNLTPVLYSPQKAKGTRFKVMNPTTIARMYHSTSAVIPNGKIWVAGSNTHDTYKDQDKFPTETRVEGFSPPYLDPKLDKFRPQIIEETSTKDLKYGVNFETQFSVKTGFHRLTKNDIKVTMYFPPFTTHGVAMSQRLLVLKNEGFVKDFIKGVFRLTSAAPPAGEVAPPGYYLLFVVHRGVPSKGMWVHIQK; encoded by the exons ATGGCAAATTATTTGTACAAAGTTCTTTTGATTCTTactctctttttattcttccttgttGCCGTAGATAGCAACATACTTAACAAACACCACAAACACCATCGCAAGTCAAGGTTCAAACCCATTTATCCCGATCCAAGGTTTCCAGTACCCTTCCCAATAAATGACCCTACTAACCCTATAAATGATCATAATGACAATAATAACCCTACAAATGATGGTGGTGATACCACTATTGATGAGGAAATTGCAAAGGGTGATTTTGAGACAGATTTCAATGGGGCATGGGAATTGCTTTCACCAAACTCGGGTGTTTCAGCAATGCAAATCAATTTGATGCCAACAAACAAGATTATTGTGTATGATGCCACCATTTATCGCATCTCTAGGATCCAATATCCACCGGGGGTGCCTTGTGTTCCATTCATGGATGAATTCACCAAACAAATGAAACAAGATTGCTTTGCTCATTCTATGGAATATGATCTTGACACAAATCAAGCTAGGCCACTCAAG GTAACGGCAGATCCATGGTGTTCATGTGGAGGGCTTGCACCTGATGGAACCCTAATAAGCTCTGGCGGTTTCAGAGATGGATCAAGAACCATCAGATACTATGGTGGACCTAACTGCCAAAAAGACTGTGATTGGAGGGAACATAATGAAGCTTTGAAAGAAGATAGATG GTATGGAACTCAAACAATTCTTCCGAATGGTGATTTCATAGTGATAGGAGGTCGCAgatcttttagttatgagttccTCCCAAAAGTAGAAGGTCAAATTACCGATAAACCCTACTTCTTCCCATTCCTCTATGAAACCTCTGACCTTGATGAAAACAATCTCTATCCTTTTGTCCACCTTATTCCCGATGGAAATCTCTTCCTTTTCTCCAACAATCGCTCTCTCCTTCTCAATCCCACCAACAACAAGGTTGTCCGCACCTTCCCCGTCCTCCCCGGCGGCTCCAGAAACTACCCGGCCTCCGGCGTGTCCGCCCTTCTCCCCATAAACCTCAACAATAATAATGTCTCCGCCGAAGTCATCGTATGCGGCGGCAACCACCCCAATGCATTTTTCTTAGCTGAAACTAGAAAAACTTTTCTTTCGGCTCTTCGAGATTGCAATAGGATGGTGATCACAGACCCTAACCCTAGCTGGGACTCAGAACAAATGCCTTCAGGGAGGACCATGGGGGATGCCCTAATACTCCCCAATGGACAAATCATGTTCATCAATGGTGCGCAAAGGGGTACGTCTGCATGGTGGGATGCAGACCAACCCAATTTGACTCCGGTCTTGTATAGTCCTCAAAAGGCCAAAGGAACCAGATTTAAGGTTATGAACCCTACCACCATTGCCAGAATGTACCATTCAACCTCCGCAGTGATTCCTAATGGCAAGATTTGGGTTGCTGGTAGCAACACTCATGACACTTACAAAGATCAAGATAAGTTCCCAACTGAGACTAGGGTTGAAGGATTCTCTCCTCCTTATCTTGACCCTAAGCTAGACAAGTTTCGACCTCAAATCATTGAAGAAACTTCCACCAAGGATTTGAAGTATGGGGTTAACTTTGAGACACAATTTTCAGTGAAGACAGGATTTCATCGTTTGACAAAGAATGATATCAAGGTTACCATGTATTTCCCTCCTTTTACAACTCATGGAGTGGCTATGAGCCAAAGGCTTTTGGTTCTCAAAAATGAAGGTTTTGTTAAAGATTTTATTAAAGGGGTTTTTAGGTTAACATCGGCGGCGCCGCCGGCCGGTGAGGTTGCTCCTCCGGGATATTACTTGCTATTTGTTGTCCACCGTGGGGTACCTAGCAAAGGAATGTGGGTACACATTCAGAAATAG